From a region of the Helianthus annuus cultivar XRQ/B chromosome 5, HanXRQr2.0-SUNRISE, whole genome shotgun sequence genome:
- the LOC110942704 gene encoding uncharacterized protein LOC110942704, whose protein sequence is MEKALERYGVMHRLSTAYHPQTSGQVENANRGVKRILEKTVGKSRKDWSDKLDDALWAFRTAYNTPLGTTPFMIVYGKACHLPVELEHRALWALKTVNLDLTEAARRRYFQIHELEALRDAAYERSWSIKEKTKALHDRKLKGLKEFKVGDKVLLYNSRFKLFPGKLKSKWTGPYVVKEVFPHGAIELYNKESDESWKVNGHRLKHYLGGPIDNVEKEETPLEDLPDTTM, encoded by the coding sequence ATGGAGAAGGCGTTGGAACGATATGGAGTCATGCACCGCTTGTCTACCGCGTATCATCCGCAGACGAGCGGTCAAGTGGAGAACGCGAATCGAGGAGTGAAGAGGATTTTAGAGAAAACGGTCGGGAAGAGTCGGAAGGATTGGTCCGACAAGTTAGATGATGCGTTATGGGCATTCCGCACCGCCTACAACACGCCGCTAGGTACAACACCGTTTATGATCGTTTATGGGAAAGCGTGCCATTTGCCGGTCGAGTTAGAGCATCGGGCTCTTTGGGCACTCAAAACGGTGAATTTAGATTTGACCGAGGCCGCTAGGAGAAGATACTTCCAAATTCATGAATTGGAAGCCCTTAGGGATGCGGCGTATGAGCGTTCGTGGAGTATTAAGGAGAAAACGAAGGCGTTGCATGATCGGAAGCTTAAGGGATTGAAGGAGTTCAAGGTTGGTGATAAAGTGCTTCTCTACAATTCGAGGTTTAAATTGTTCCCCGGGAAGTTGAAGTCGAAGTGGACGGGACCGTATGTTGTGAAGGAAGTGTTTCCGCATGGTGCGATTGAGCTTTACAATAAGGAGAGTGACGAGTCGTGGAAAGTGAATGGCCACCGGTTGAAGCATTATTTAGGAGGGCCTATTGACAACGTCGAGAAGGAGGAAACTCCTCTCGAAGATCTTCCGGATACCACCATGTAG